A segment of the Desulfuromonadaceae bacterium genome:
CCAGGGACAGAATTCGGCACCAAAGTAAAGGCGTTGTACCCCTCGAAACAACCTGTCCCGATCTGAATCGCGCTCCGGCAGACGACTCAGAAAAAAAGCTTTTTCAACCTCAACCCCGTTTACCATCACGCACCAGCAGAGTCAGACGATCACCGGGGCGAATGATCTGCCCGGCTTCAAGATTATTCCAGCTGAAAATCTGTTTGGTGTCCACCGCAAAACGACGACTGATCTCCCACACCGTATCTCCGGGGCGGACCTGATAAACGATCTTGCGCGGCGGACCGGTCGCCGCTTGCGCACTTCGCACCGGTTTGGCGGTTTTAGCTGCGCTGGCCGAGACCATTAATATCTGGCCGGGGCGAATCACATTGCTCCAGCCCAGTCGATTCCAGACCCGCAGTTCCTTTTCGGTCACATTGAAACGTTGCGCGATACTCCACAGACTATCTCCCGAACGCACCGTATAAAGCTGGCGTCGACTCCGATTATAATCGTCCTTCATTTCGGCAATCGGCCGTTGCGTATACCCTTTTTTCAGCGGCAGCACCAGGTCGGTGCCGATCCTCAGCGCGCGCGGATTGCTGATCTTGTTCAGCGCGACAATGTCATCAACCTGAATCCGGTATTTTTTTGCCAGCATCAGCAGGGTATCGCCCGCCACCACACGATGATGCTTGTAGTTGGCCCGATCCGCCATCGGGAGCTCGGCATAGGCAGTGAGAAAAGTTTCACCCGTACCTGGCGGAACCCGGAGCGTATAATCGGTTTCACCCGGCGGCGTACACCAGCGTTTCAATTCCGGATTGAGCTGCTTGAGTTCCTCATAATCAACACCGCTCAAGCGGGCGACGACTTCGAGGTCAGTTGCCGTTGGTACCGTGACGGTTTCATAAGCCAATGGTTCCTGCCAGTCGAGGTCAACAAAACCATACTTTTCCGGATCGGCAGCGATCAACAGCGCCGCAAGCAACTTCGGCAGATAATTTTTGGTTTCCGTTTGCAGGTATTTACCGCGGCTGATCTCCCAGAAATCACGGCTGTTATACTTGTCGATTGCCCGGGAAATTTTACCTGGCCCGGCGTTGTAGGAAGCCACGGCAAGATACCATTCGCCATCAAAGCGGCGACTTAAATCTTGCAGATAAGCGGCGGCAGCACGGGTCGACTTTTCAAAGTCGCGCCGTTCATCACGCCACCAATCGCTTTTCAGATCATACATCTGGCCGGTTCCGCCGATAAACTGCCACGGACCGACGGCGTGTGCCCAGCTGTAGGCGCGTGTATTGAACCCGGACTCGACCATGGCCAGGTAGGCCAGATCACGGGGGAGCCCTGCTGCGGCAAAAATCTCCTGCATCAGGGGGATATAACGCGATGACCTCTCCAGCCAGCGGCGGAAGGTATGCTTGCCGTTCCCGGAGGAATAATAGTCGA
Coding sequences within it:
- a CDS encoding LysM peptidoglycan-binding domain-containing protein, yielding MALLSSGCQTSTALVTSELPTALPAAQTGLLVFAHPDALTCRDERFVKNPVPADLVELWSADGVDPETLADNALLTSADQLPPDNEGETRPVQSVYSDFPVVENAKVQFFIDYYSSGNGKHTFRRWLERSSRYIPLMQEIFAAAGLPRDLAYLAMVESGFNTRAYSWAHAVGPWQFIGGTGQMYDLKSDWWRDERRDFEKSTRAAAAYLQDLSRRFDGEWYLAVASYNAGPGKISRAIDKYNSRDFWEISRGKYLQTETKNYLPKLLAALLIAADPEKYGFVDLDWQEPLAYETVTVPTATDLEVVARLSGVDYEELKQLNPELKRWCTPPGETDYTLRVPPGTGETFLTAYAELPMADRANYKHHRVVAGDTLLMLAKKYRIQVDDIVALNKISNPRALRIGTDLVLPLKKGYTQRPIAEMKDDYNRSRRQLYTVRSGDSLWSIAQRFNVTEKELRVWNRLGWSNVIRPGQILMVSASAAKTAKPVRSAQAATGPPRKIVYQVRPGDTVWEISRRFAVDTKQIFSWNNLEAGQIIRPGDRLTLLVRDGKRG